Proteins encoded together in one Nostoc sp. PCC 7524 window:
- a CDS encoding endonuclease domain-containing protein — MNNSTPRKDQTNNIVIGQKINPIKIHRVKELRRQMTPAEKILWEYLRGNRLHGLHFRRQQIIDGFIADFYCHAARLVIEVDGKIHEQQAEYDVEREKVLLARGLRLLRIKNEEVLQEIDRVLVLIYQVCCEET, encoded by the coding sequence ATGAATAATTCAACACCCAGAAAAGACCAAACTAACAATATAGTTATAGGACAAAAAATCAACCCAATTAAAATACACCGTGTGAAAGAACTCCGTCGCCAAATGACACCAGCAGAAAAAATCCTTTGGGAATATCTTCGCGGTAATCGTTTGCATGGGTTACACTTTCGTCGTCAGCAAATTATTGATGGCTTCATCGCAGATTTTTACTGTCACGCTGCTAGATTAGTGATAGAGGTAGATGGGAAAATTCACGAACAGCAAGCTGAATATGATGTAGAACGTGAGAAAGTTTTGTTAGCTAGAGGGCTGCGTTTGTTAAGGATTAAAAATGAGGAAGTGCTACAGGAAATTGATCGGGTTTTGGTGCTGATTTATCAGGTTTGTTGTGAAGAGACCTAA
- the acnB gene encoding bifunctional aconitate hydratase 2/2-methylisocitrate dehydratase produces the protein MLEKYRQHVAERAALGIPPLPLDAQQTSELCELLKNPPAGEEDTLLHLLRDRVPPGVDAAAYVKAGFLTGVAKGEITSPLISSIEAVELLGTMVGGYNVQSLIELLKLSTKPSEDDTPLVMGGEGKEPIAAAAAAALSKTLLVYDAFHDVLELAKINPYAKQVVNSWAEAEWFTVRFQLPEAITVTVFKVPGETNTDDLSPATHATTRPDIPLHALAMLESRQPGSLETIAELKKKGHPVAYVGDVVGTGSSRKSAINSVLWHMGQDIPYVPNKRAGGYILGGAIAPIFFNTAEDAGALPIQCDVTKLETGMVITIYPYKGEITNEDGEVISTFTLKPDTILDEVRAGGRIPLLIGRTLTDKTRQALGLEPSTLFIRPQQPEDTGKGYTLAQKMVGKACGLPGVRPGTSCEPIMTTVGSQDTTGPMTRDELKELACLGFSADLVMQSFCHTAAYPKPVDIKTHHELPDFFSQRGGVALRPGDGIIHSWLNRMLLPDTVGTGGDSHTRFPLGISFPAGSGLVAFAGALGVMPLDMPESVLVRFKGELQPGITLRDIVNAIPYVAIQKGLLTVAKENKKNIFSGKILEMEGLPDLKVEQAFELTDASAERSCAGCTIKLSEATIAEYLRSNIALLKNMVARGYQDARTIMRRVAQMEEWLANPVLLEADADAEYAEIIEIDLNEIKEPIVAAPNDPDNVKLLSEVANDPVQEVFVGSCMTNIGHYRATAKVLEGAGAVKTRLWIAPPTRMDEHQLKEEGVYGVFGAAGARTEMPGCSLCMGNQARVADGTTVFSTSTRNFNNRMGKGARVYLGSAELAAVCALLGRIPTVQEYLDIVASRIHPFAENLYRYLNFDQIAGFEDEGRVISKEEEALLV, from the coding sequence ATGTTAGAAAAATATCGTCAACACGTTGCCGAAAGGGCAGCCCTCGGTATTCCGCCTTTACCGTTAGATGCACAGCAAACATCAGAACTGTGTGAATTACTGAAAAATCCACCAGCAGGGGAAGAAGATACATTATTACATTTATTGCGCGATCGCGTCCCCCCTGGTGTGGATGCAGCCGCCTATGTGAAAGCCGGATTCTTAACAGGTGTTGCTAAAGGCGAAATCACCAGTCCCCTAATTTCCTCAATTGAAGCGGTGGAATTACTGGGGACAATGGTAGGCGGTTATAATGTGCAGTCTTTAATTGAGTTGCTAAAACTTTCTACCAAACCATCAGAAGATGATACCCCCTTGGTAATGGGAGGAGAAGGTAAAGAACCCATCGCCGCCGCCGCAGCTGCCGCCCTCAGTAAAACCTTATTGGTGTATGATGCCTTCCATGATGTCTTGGAATTAGCCAAAATCAACCCCTATGCCAAGCAAGTAGTTAATTCCTGGGCAGAAGCCGAGTGGTTTACAGTTCGTTTCCAGCTACCAGAAGCTATTACCGTCACCGTGTTTAAAGTACCTGGGGAAACCAACACCGATGATTTATCCCCAGCCACCCACGCCACCACCCGCCCAGATATTCCCCTCCACGCCTTGGCTATGCTAGAGTCACGGCAACCAGGAAGCTTAGAAACCATTGCTGAGTTGAAGAAAAAAGGACATCCCGTGGCTTATGTTGGGGATGTTGTCGGCACTGGTTCTTCGCGGAAGTCGGCTATTAACTCGGTGTTATGGCACATGGGGCAAGATATCCCCTATGTTCCCAACAAACGCGCTGGGGGTTATATTTTAGGTGGTGCGATCGCTCCTATCTTTTTCAACACAGCAGAAGATGCCGGTGCTTTGCCCATTCAATGCGATGTCACCAAACTCGAAACCGGCATGGTAATTACCATCTATCCCTACAAAGGTGAAATTACCAACGAAGACGGCGAAGTTATTTCTACCTTCACCCTCAAACCCGACACTATCCTTGATGAAGTCCGCGCCGGTGGACGCATCCCCCTATTAATTGGACGTACCCTCACCGACAAAACCCGCCAAGCACTAGGCTTAGAACCCAGCACCCTGTTTATCCGTCCCCAACAACCAGAAGACACAGGTAAAGGCTACACCCTCGCCCAAAAAATGGTCGGTAAAGCCTGCGGTTTACCAGGTGTGCGTCCCGGTACATCCTGCGAACCCATCATGACCACCGTTGGTTCTCAAGATACCACAGGGCCCATGACCCGCGACGAACTCAAAGAACTCGCTTGTTTAGGTTTCAGTGCAGACTTAGTTATGCAGAGTTTCTGTCACACCGCCGCCTATCCCAAACCCGTAGACATCAAAACCCACCACGAACTCCCCGATTTCTTCTCCCAACGTGGCGGTGTCGCCCTACGTCCCGGCGATGGTATCATCCATTCATGGCTCAACCGGATGCTGTTACCTGATACCGTCGGAACAGGTGGCGACTCGCACACCCGCTTCCCCTTGGGAATATCCTTCCCCGCCGGTTCTGGGTTAGTCGCCTTTGCAGGTGCATTGGGTGTCATGCCTTTGGATATGCCAGAATCAGTCTTAGTTAGATTCAAAGGAGAATTGCAACCAGGAATTACCTTAAGAGATATTGTTAACGCCATTCCTTACGTTGCCATTCAAAAAGGTTTGCTCACCGTCGCCAAAGAGAACAAGAAAAACATCTTCTCCGGCAAAATTTTAGAAATGGAAGGCTTACCAGATTTAAAAGTCGAACAAGCCTTTGAATTAACAGATGCTTCCGCCGAACGTTCCTGTGCAGGCTGCACCATTAAATTAAGTGAAGCCACAATTGCTGAATATCTGCGTTCTAACATTGCCCTGTTAAAGAACATGGTAGCCAGAGGTTATCAAGACGCGCGTACAATTATGCGCCGCGTCGCCCAAATGGAAGAATGGCTAGCAAATCCTGTATTACTAGAAGCCGACGCAGATGCAGAATATGCAGAAATAATTGAAATTGATTTGAACGAAATCAAAGAACCAATTGTTGCTGCTCCAAACGACCCCGATAATGTTAAATTATTATCGGAAGTTGCTAATGATCCAGTACAAGAAGTATTTGTTGGTTCTTGTATGACAAACATTGGTCATTATCGAGCCACCGCGAAAGTTTTAGAAGGTGCAGGTGCAGTCAAAACTCGCCTGTGGATAGCACCACCCACCCGCATGGATGAACACCAATTAAAAGAAGAAGGTGTCTATGGTGTATTTGGTGCAGCCGGCGCGAGAACAGAAATGCCAGGATGCAGTTTATGTATGGGAAATCAGGCGCGAGTTGCTGATGGCACAACTGTATTTTCCACCTCTACCCGCAACTTCAATAACCGCATGGGTAAAGGCGCAAGAGTGTATTTAGGTTCAGCCGAATTAGCCGCCGTTTGTGCATTATTAGGACGCATTCCCACAGTGCAGGAATATCTTGATATTGTGGCGAGTAGGATTCATCCTTTTGCTGAGAATTTATATCGGTATTTGAACTTTGATCAAATCGCCGGTTTTGAGGATGAAGGGCGAGTGATTAGTAAGGAGGAGGAAGCTTTGTTGGTATAG
- a CDS encoding XisI protein, translating to MDKITHYQNLIKQILTEYDKISSQVPDPDIDEVLMFDDQRSQYLWFNIGWKNDKRVEAISVYVRIKNQKIYIEEDWTEEGIATDLLREGVPKEDIVLAFHDPETRKLTEFAVA from the coding sequence ATGGACAAAATAACCCATTATCAAAATTTAATTAAACAAATCCTCACCGAGTATGACAAAATTTCATCACAAGTACCAGATCCAGATATAGATGAGGTATTAATGTTTGACGATCAAAGAAGTCAATATCTTTGGTTTAATATTGGCTGGAAAAATGATAAAAGAGTCGAAGCAATTTCAGTTTATGTTCGGATTAAGAATCAGAAGATTTACATTGAGGAAGATTGGACAGAAGAAGGAATCGCTACTGATTTATTAAGAGAAGGTGTACCGAAAGAGGATATTGTTTTAGCATTTCATGATCCAGAAACTCGGAAATTGACTGAGTTTGCTGTTGCGTAA
- a CDS encoding XisH family protein, whose protein sequence is MAVKDTYHEAVKNALIKDGWTITFDPYPIRYEEVKLLADLAGEKTISATREGELIVIEIKSFLGRSNMREFETALGQYLIYQTFLSITNPSYKIYLAISKKIYEKFFQQVAIQLIIQKYQVLLLVVDINKQEIVQWTK, encoded by the coding sequence ATGGCTGTAAAAGATACTTACCATGAAGCTGTAAAAAATGCTTTAATTAAAGATGGTTGGACGATTACGTTTGATCCTTATCCCATCAGATATGAAGAAGTTAAATTACTTGCTGATTTAGCAGGAGAAAAAACAATTTCTGCCACAAGAGAAGGAGAACTAATAGTTATTGAAATTAAAAGTTTTCTTGGTCGTTCTAATATGCGTGAATTTGAAACAGCGTTAGGACAGTATTTAATTTACCAAACATTTCTCAGTATTACCAACCCTAGTTATAAAATTTACTTAGCAATTAGTAAAAAGATTTATGAAAAGTTCTTTCAACAAGTTGCTATTCAATTAATCATCCAAAAATATCAGGTTTTACTCTTAGTTGTTGATATCAATAAACAGGAGATTGTTCAATGGACAAAATAA